In Bactrocera neohumeralis isolate Rockhampton chromosome 5, APGP_CSIRO_Bneo_wtdbg2-racon-allhic-juicebox.fasta_v2, whole genome shotgun sequence, the genomic window ttcacaactGAGTGCCTATTAAATTCCTATTGAACAGGTTATGAAAGAACAGCTGatacaaatgaaaaatgttgCCATACAGATTTTTTATAGAGTTTCGTTCAATAAAGAGCCGTTCCAATAGTCTCATCACAACATGTAGGCACATGTTTGTCCATTCAGGTCGTCTTATTGAATTACTATGATTATTATCAATTTAATATAtccatttatataattatttaaatgttcTGTTAATTCATACAGATAAATTCGATGAGATACGGAATCAATTTTTGTAATGATCTGAACGCAGTGTTTATGAATCATGAATAAACAATTGATACAAAAACTTTCataataattgtaaattaaaacattaaatatattactGGCGTAATCTCTAAAGATATATATGGAAACAAGTATCCATTTCTATTGTTCCTTTTCATGAAGTCTAAAGATTATATAAAAGAACTTTTGGAGCAACCCTGCAGGttgaaacaatttataaaataaactctgacaacaacaattttaaaagtCACACGCGGAAAGAAGGAAAACGGAATCGAGTGGAAATTCGCAAGAGTTTAATTTGCACAATTTCCATCAGTGCGGAcaagatatttaaaataaaattagaaaattcaaaaaataataataataattgttattATAAGTGCATTATTTTGAAAACCGCCTGACGTTAAGAAAAAAGCTTCATTTTTAGTCGGTACTGTGGAGCCGGCTGTATGTAGATGTGTGCTGAACCATAATGTGCAATTCAATGATTTTTGGTTTTGAGGCAATGTAGTGAATTTGGATGTAAATACAATCTGTGTCTCAAAGATTTCGTGTTACAAACAGAACCACATTCAGACAGTTACCGCTTAAAGTcctttattgtgaaaatattgaaacattCGTTACCAAATAAAAAGCGGGACTTCAGTAGATGTATTATAATCGGTGAGTTGCAGTTTTTAAGAGCCGTTATTAGAATATGGCCGATTAATGGAAGTGCAGTTACTTTCGGCTCAtgaggtatgtacatatgtgatttaacttttaatggaattttttttttattttacataaaaatatattcttgtAGCATCatacataagtgtataaatggatttcaactttaaatcatttaatgactaataatttaattacaattaacaCATTAAAAACAGTAGCTGTAATCtaatgttaattaatttctatttacataaatttgcaGTCTTTTTTACCTAATTGTATTTAAACCGTAGATTTTAAAATCTATTCAATTTCATATTTGCCAACTAGTAGTTCTCAAGTCTGTACTAAAATTTTGAGATCCCGTTGGGAGTTTTCTTATACTATGCATAGCCACGGTTAcgcataatatatgtacataaatacaagatgaaaatttaaaaattttattaacaattgtTTCATGATTTTTCCTTTCAGATAAAGGAAGGAATAAAGTCCGCTCATTTTTCCAGTTGACAGAAACTATGACCGAAAAAAATCCGtcaatatattttgaaactaaGGTATTTAAGTCCAAACATTAAAATACGagcaaaacttaaatttttaaattgactcGTGTGATATTCTTACTAGAGGTAGATCACTATTTGACGGTACAtgtaaaatatacacaaatgtcAGTCATCTTAGGAGTGTGTTAAATAATATATGATTTAAAGTAGCTCGATATTAAATCTAGTATTGCGTTGAGATTGAAATGGTTGCAGGCAACATGAAAATCATTACACTTACAAACGTATCAACTGTGAAAAATCAACACCTCAGCAACAATGTGGTAAAAGCTAGCTCCCCAAATTCGATGAATAAAGCAAATGTTAGTCAGCATACGCAAGGTAGCAATACAAACGAATCCCCTAAGATGAGGTATTTTAATGGAACTAGTATATATAATCATAATGACAGTGCTAAGTCTCTGCAAACACCAAAACAATGTAAttctaacaacaaaaattgtaaaaaatcacAATCTCACATGTTCTACAACATTCCAACCACATCAATTTTAAATCGCAAGAAATACTATCAGCAACATCACCGTCATAACCAACATCAGCACAATTTTGTTAATAACAGTAAGGAGATCAGAAATAATATTCCAATTAAGAGTCATAATTTGTTAGAATCTGATCCTTCGAACCCAATAGATGTACATCTTGCAtgtgtgcaaaaacaaaatataccgAAAGTTGATAACAGTAAGATGGAAGATTTCgtaaataataatacaacaacattaaatgtcaacaacatatgtatacaacaaATTCCTGATGATAATTGCGATGGTACGACCGTTGACAATTCCATTGCTCTTTCTTCGCACAGAGCAAAATCAGAGTTTAAACAACACGCCCCTTCAACGGATAGCTTTCCAATCTCAACACCCGCCGATAAACATAATTGTGTTggtgaaaataaaagtattaatcTTGATTGCAATAGCTGTTGGACTAATCTCGTTGCTCCTCAGTGTACTGAATCTCCGGCTTCGATATCATGGCCATGGGTACACATAAGTAGACGTAAAAGTTCTTCAATTAGTTCAGCATCGTCGTACTCTTCGTCAGTGTCATCAGCATTATCAATTTCGGCCGAAAGTAACCCGGAATTGCAACAAAGTATCACCGTTACATACGCAAATAACTCATATACATCGAAGAAAAAGTCGTTTCGAAAAGgtaatatcaataataataacagaggTAACATAGATACCCGTTATTCATCTCCACGTGCAAAGGGTCAAAGGCAACGGAGGGCTACTAACGTATCGACAGATGAGGTACGTAAAAGCGATTactcaattcctttattttcatttcactgTAACTCGTATAATAAGgatataaatgaattttatattttcaaggtGCCACTAATTACTGAAAGTCAAAGGAATATACACCCCGCTGAAGATCCTACAGCGATGAGCACTGCGTTGGCTGCGAACACAGTTTctgccacagcaacaacaacaagtactgTCGATTCTAAAGCGGAAATAACTATTGCTGCAGAAAATGCAAGTGGTTTAGTTAAGTCTACAAGTAATGTCGTAACACTAACCGTTACATCTCCTTCATCATCATCTCCCCAAGAAATAACTAATATAGACGAATTTGCTTGTCTGCCAGTACTACCTGCAGCACCGCAACCGTCAGGCGAAAGCATAAATTCTTCCGTTGCTTTGACGACGCCATCCGGTTCACCGACAACATCAACGCCGGGATCATCACCCTCCAATTCATACTCTTTAGACTTTTTGCACTCAGTAGGTGTACAAATGACAGGTGGAGCAAATCTATCGGCGCTgtgcaaaaataatacaaacaatAGCCGCACAATAACGCCATTCAATAGTCAGAATACAGGTGTAATGTCACCTGTTCGTACCGCATACTcctatcaaaatattttaccacAAAGATCGCACCCAATGCATGCTCGTTATACGCCTAACAGTGGAGGTATTAGCGTTGGTAACAGCGGGAATCATATGAGAGACCAACGAGCACATAGCTACCAGCATAgccaccatcatcatcatccgCAGCAACTGACAATTGCCTCGTTCATGCAGAAAGAACTCTTAAATGAAAACGTTCTTGCCGGTAGCAACAGATGTGATATCTCTGATAACGGTCCAGAGGACAGTGATGGCGTCGATGTTAACAATAACAATGCTGAATATACAAATCAACATTCCTATCGTAACCATCAGCGTTTTCATAACTACTACCAGTCGCACTATCAACAATCACAGCAGCATCGTCTATCTGGAATGCAGCATGGGTATGTTACACTGCATCCTTCGTATAATAGAGAAGCAGACAACGAAGGCGGTTCACGTGTGAGTCGGAGCGGAAGTTATGCTTACTCGCAACATGTTAAGCGCAATAATACAtatcaaaatcatcaaaataatGGCGAGGCTACATCGAATTCTGGCCAATCGCTTCCTGTTCATAAACATAGTGTAGAAGATATAGACAGCGAAAATGTTAATTCTAGTAACAATGTCAAGGGAAATAACGCAAATAACAATTCATGGTCTTCCAAGCAGTTTCATCAGAAGCTATTGAGTTCTAAAAAATCAAATAGTGGTTCTAATGTATCGTATTCGTGTTCATCCTCGTCATCCACAACGTCATCGGTATCTTCTAATTCATCTCAAGCTTCAACCAGTTCTTATCGACAACAGAAAGTGAAATCCTCTActcaaatgaatttaataatcGAAACCCTTCCTAGAAAAGTGAACACGTCTACACATCGCGGTAATCACAGGTTACAACAGGTAAATTACCATAACCAACAATATACATCGGCTGCAGGTGGTTCACAATCATCGACTGCTCAACAAACCcatcaaaatattcataatttgaCCTATGTCAATACCGAGGGTCTTACAACTATGTCCAGCGTTGACATGGGCTCAACTGTTCCATCGCGTAGCTCTAGCCCTTCACAGCCTCCGCCTGTAGCTAGTACATCGGGGGGCCAATCCCAAGATGCTGTTTCATCTGTGGTACTTTCATATACCCCTAATCACTTTCAATCGCAACAGCAACATCAGCAAAGTTTTTTATCCGGGAAACGTTTGACACCTTTTGCCTTAAATGTACCTTCTACACATGTGCATTCAACATCCCCACATCCGGTTGGGAATGTGATTTGTTACGCACAGCTGAACGATTCTGTCACGTCCTCTGATTCAAATCAAGCACCGAGCGCTGTTCAGGGAGCAAAAACTCGCGACTACGATGACTCGGATTCCTCGTCGACAAATTCAGCGGTACAGTCACAGCGTCGAAATAAATATCAACAAGCAAAATCAGTATCGCTCTCGTCATCGTCGTCAACATCTTCGACATCCTCGTCAACTACAAGAAATTTTAATGGACCAGTGCCTGCGTTATCTATTGTTGCCATGCCACATTTGCAGAGCCCAGAACCTACCGAATTCGGGTATAATCCAACATTTTCTTCAACATCTCAGCATTACGCGCCCCAGACTCAACCATTAGCTTcaccacaacaacaatcgcCATTTCGTACTAATGGAGTTATATCAATGCTAAATGTGCCTTTTTCCAATAATTATCCGGAAGATGAATTGAATTCTATGAAACAACATTCACTGAAACACCAAGGCATACATCCTCAGCAGCGGCATTTTTACTTTGCATCCGGAGAGCATTTAAAT contains:
- the LOC126759120 gene encoding poly(A) RNA polymerase gld-2 homolog B-like; this translates as MVAGNMKIITLTNVSTVKNQHLSNNVVKASSPNSMNKANVSQHTQGSNTNESPKMRYFNGTSIYNHNDSAKSLQTPKQCNSNNKNCKKSQSHMFYNIPTTSILNRKKYYQQHHRHNQHQHNFVNNSKEIRNNIPIKSHNLLESDPSNPIDVHLACVQKQNIPKVDNSKMEDFVNNNTTTLNVNNICIQQIPDDNCDGTTVDNSIALSSHRAKSEFKQHAPSTDSFPISTPADKHNCVGENKSINLDCNSCWTNLVAPQCTESPASISWPWVHISRRKSSSISSASSYSSSVSSALSISAESNPELQQSITVTYANNSYTSKKKSFRKGNINNNNRGNIDTRYSSPRAKGQRQRRATNVSTDEVPLITESQRNIHPAEDPTAMSTALAANTVSATATTTSTVDSKAEITIAAENASGLVKSTSNVVTLTVTSPSSSSPQEITNIDEFACLPVLPAAPQPSGESINSSVALTTPSGSPTTSTPGSSPSNSYSLDFLHSVGVQMTGGANLSALCKNNTNNSRTITPFNSQNTGVMSPVRTAYSYQNILPQRSHPMHARYTPNSGGISVGNSGNHMRDQRAHSYQHSHHHHHPQQLTIASFMQKELLNENVLAGSNRCDISDNGPEDSDGVDVNNNNAEYTNQHSYRNHQRFHNYYQSHYQQSQQHRLSGMQHGYVTLHPSYNREADNEGGSRVSRSGSYAYSQHVKRNNTYQNHQNNGEATSNSGQSLPVHKHSVEDIDSENVNSSNNVKGNNANNNSWSSKQFHQKLLSSKKSNSGSNVSYSCSSSSSTTSSVSSNSSQASTSSYRQQKVKSSTQMNLIIETLPRKVNTSTHRGNHRLQQVNYHNQQYTSAAGGSQSSTAQQTHQNIHNLTYVNTEGLTTMSSVDMGSTVPSRSSSPSQPPPVASTSGGQSQDAVSSVVLSYTPNHFQSQQQHQQSFLSGKRLTPFALNVPSTHVHSTSPHPVGNVICYAQLNDSVTSSDSNQAPSAVQGAKTRDYDDSDSSSTNSAVQSQRRNKYQQAKSVSLSSSSSTSSTSSSTTRNFNGPVPALSIVAMPHLQSPEPTEFGYNPTFSSTSQHYAPQTQPLASPQQQSPFRTNGVISMLNVPFSNNYPEDELNSMKQHSLKHQGIHPQQRHFYFASGEHLNATPLSAHVANAGYWSPLQHSSFIYPQPANFLASAPCLTPTATLSPGFSEQDDHHFHHPHNQQQLNIINQTEGQIKRSSTPQMGGAIMSQQPHQRLVQSTASQGGMVTTTTNVAALRQRSVGRNSQQQTLHHHQQMTAPPPTPISHVYPQHNLLFGGPTTHIRTSSNTSHEFFTHTPPDRFLARAHLIEAKEAPCSLLNNSKWDNLSQGVWNKFINSQQTEETFKQKMRLWRYLYIIIKNTYPRFGLYLVGSTISGFGADTSDVDMCLVSRSTSNVEPRMEALFNLTVLRDYLSKSAEFENFNLIEAKVPILRFRDRIHQLEVDLNFNNCVGIKNTHLLYCYSQLDWRLRPMVLVTKLWAQYHNINNAKNMTISSYSLVLMVIHFLQYAVSPAVLPCLHDLFPDKFPLLRSNDFGYVDMNETIGPYESKNTQTIGELFLYFLEYYSCFDYTQFAISIRTGGLLPINVCRLAKSSKNDIHQWKELCIEEPFDLTNTARSVYDFETFERVKAVFVASWRILQQTLDLNSIFAPIIVPPTNSIVSTLRHTGFQYDDCHNSAPSDVSTTDSNTINVNANGSTTLLSSDNSSNLSPAISVASLPIEANNNNPVTKDILNNANGNSKSTGGSLTELVS